Proteins from a genomic interval of Acidimicrobiales bacterium:
- a CDS encoding tetratricopeptide repeat protein, translating to MNDPYPSDRQALEEERDFCLRSLQDLDAEFEAGDIDEADYDSLRQAYTARAASVLRALAADDGAGVYDEVIAMHHDVAPVARLDGFVAWRRRVGVGIAAVVVAAGACWVVVASSATRLPGQEITGEALGSQAVAQQLAKASKAESSGDQLSAVKDYQAILSSYPNQPEALTGEGWLLAETQQPALLKQGLSMLSNAEKVEPGYAPAHVYRGIALLSEGDYASAIPELQWYLDHNPDPQLAPRVRQALRDAQTKAGQEGG from the coding sequence GGCAAGCCCTCGAGGAGGAACGCGACTTCTGCCTTCGCTCGTTGCAGGATCTCGACGCGGAGTTCGAGGCGGGGGATATCGACGAGGCCGACTACGACTCGCTCAGACAGGCGTACACCGCTCGGGCCGCCTCAGTGCTGCGCGCGCTCGCTGCTGACGACGGGGCCGGGGTCTACGACGAGGTCATCGCCATGCATCACGACGTTGCACCAGTTGCTCGGTTGGATGGCTTCGTGGCGTGGAGGCGGCGCGTGGGTGTCGGCATCGCGGCGGTGGTCGTTGCCGCCGGCGCGTGTTGGGTGGTCGTCGCCTCATCTGCCACCCGTCTCCCGGGACAGGAGATCACCGGAGAGGCCCTCGGGTCACAGGCCGTCGCCCAGCAGCTCGCCAAGGCCTCCAAGGCCGAGTCCAGCGGGGACCAGCTGTCCGCGGTCAAGGACTACCAGGCCATTCTGAGCTCGTACCCGAACCAGCCCGAAGCTCTTACCGGGGAGGGTTGGTTGCTGGCCGAGACCCAACAACCGGCTCTTCTCAAGCAGGGTCTGTCCATGCTCTCGAACGCCGAGAAGGTGGAGCCCGGCTACGCGCCTGCGCACGTCTACCGCGGCATCGCGTTGCTAAGTGAAGGCGACTACGCGAGCGCGATCCCAGAGCTGCAGTGGTATCTCGATCACAACCCGGATCCCCAACTCGCGCCCCGAGTTCGGCAGGCGTTGCGGGACGCTCAAACCAAGGCTGGTCAGGAAGGCGGGTAG